In a single window of the bacterium genome:
- a CDS encoding DegT/DnrJ/EryC1/StrS family aminotransferase, translated as MKIPLVSLKAQYLSIKKEIDQAIQRAIDSTSFVGGEEIEKFEEEFARFCQSKYTVGVGNGTDALYLSLRALGIKEGDEVITSIHTFIATVEAITLNKAIPVFVDIDKDTYNIDPSGIERAITKKTKAIIPVHIYGQPVDFDKIAEIAKRHNLFIIEDASQAHGAFYKGKRVGSLGDVAGFSFYPGKNLGAYGDGGACLSNSQEIIERIRILCNHGRTDKYLHKIEGINSRLDNIQAAILRVKLKYLDTWNKKRREIAKKYDELLSGMNGIITPKILDGVFCVYHLYVIQTEKRDKLRERLNKDGISTGIHYPIPLHLQPAYKYLNLKEGSFPHSESLCKKALSLPMFAELKDREIEYICDRIRKALT; from the coding sequence ATGAAAATTCCCCTTGTTTCTTTAAAGGCACAATACCTTTCTATAAAAAAAGAGATTGACCAAGCAATTCAAAGGGCAATAGATAGTACATCTTTTGTGGGTGGAGAAGAGATTGAGAAGTTTGAAGAGGAATTTGCCAGGTTTTGCCAGAGTAAATACACAGTTGGGGTTGGAAATGGGACAGATGCTTTATACCTTAGCTTAAGGGCATTAGGGATAAAAGAAGGTGATGAGGTAATCACAAGCATCCATACATTTATTGCCACGGTTGAAGCAATCACATTAAATAAGGCAATCCCTGTCTTTGTTGATATTGACAAGGATACATATAACATTGACCCTAGTGGAATAGAAAGGGCGATTACAAAAAAAACAAAGGCAATCATCCCTGTCCATATCTATGGTCAGCCCGTGGATTTTGATAAAATAGCTGAAATTGCCAAAAGGCACAATCTTTTTATTATTGAAGATGCTAGCCAGGCACACGGTGCTTTTTATAAAGGAAAAAGGGTGGGAAGCCTTGGGGATGTAGCAGGGTTTAGTTTCTATCCAGGAAAAAATTTGGGGGCTTATGGTGATGGTGGTGCTTGCCTCTCTAATTCTCAAGAAATAATAGAAAGGATAAGAATCCTTTGTAATCATGGAAGAACCGATAAATATCTCCATAAAATTGAGGGGATAAATTCAAGGCTTGATAATATTCAGGCAGCAATATTAAGGGTAAAATTGAAATATCTGGATACTTGGAATAAAAAAAGAAGGGAGATTGCAAAAAAATATGATGAGCTTTTGTCAGGGATGAATGGAATAATCACACCAAAGATACTAGATGGTGTATTTTGTGTTTATCATTTGTATGTTATTCAAACAGAAAAAAGGGACAAACTTAGAGAGAGGCTAAATAAAGACGGAATATCAACGGGAATTCACTACCCAATCCCACTTCATCTTCAGCCTGCCTATAAATACCTTAACCTTAAGGAAGGAAGCTTTCCCCATTCAGAAAGCCTTTGCAAAAAAGCCCTTTCCCTTCCTATGTTTGCTGAATTGAAGGATAGAGAAATAGAATATATTTGTGATAGGATAAGAAAAGCCTTAACTTAA
- the argF gene encoding ornithine carbamoyltransferase yields the protein MRHLLSISDLEPASIWRIFNLTDKIIELPDYKPFSDKTAILFFKKPSLRTRLSFEIAIKSLGGESVFITDNEVGLGTREEIKDIARVLSGYGDCIIPRVFSHSELLALSKYANVPVINALSDDEHPCQVLSDLWTIWKHKEKIVGLNLSFIGDCGNNVASSWLLLASMMGINITLCFPKGYGPKKDILKRAKKYSALSGAIIKTITDPKKAVLDAEVIYTDTWTSMGQEKEKEKRIKDFSGFTINKSLLSYAKENCSIMHCMPIHRGEEIEDEIAEGKNSIIFHQARNKLVVTKGILVFLLV from the coding sequence ATGAGGCACCTTCTTTCAATTTCTGACCTTGAGCCAGCATCTATCTGGCGCATATTCAATCTTACAGATAAAATAATTGAGCTGCCAGATTATAAGCCATTTTCTGATAAAACAGCCATTCTTTTCTTTAAAAAGCCATCCCTTAGAACAAGGCTTTCCTTTGAGATTGCAATAAAAAGCCTGGGAGGGGAAAGCGTTTTTATTACAGATAATGAGGTAGGTTTAGGAACAAGGGAGGAGATAAAGGATATAGCAAGGGTTCTTTCTGGATACGGTGATTGCATTATTCCTAGGGTATTTTCTCATTCCGAACTTCTTGCCCTTTCTAAATATGCCAATGTGCCTGTTATAAATGCTTTATCCGATGATGAGCATCCCTGCCAGGTTCTCTCAGACCTTTGGACAATTTGGAAGCATAAGGAAAAGATTGTAGGCCTTAATCTATCCTTCATCGGCGATTGTGGTAACAATGTTGCCTCAAGCTGGCTTTTACTTGCATCAATGATGGGAATAAACATAACCCTTTGTTTTCCAAAGGGATATGGACCAAAAAAGGATATTTTAAAGAGGGCAAAGAAATATTCTGCATTAAGTGGAGCGATCATAAAAACAATCACAGACCCAAAAAAGGCTGTTTTGGATGCAGAGGTTATCTATACAGACACATGGACAAGTATGGGCCAGGAAAAAGAGAAAGAAAAAAGGATTAAGGATTTCTCTGGCTTTACAATAAACAAAAGCCTTCTATCCTATGCAAAAGAAAATTGTTCGATTATGCATTGTATGCCCATACATCGGGGAGAAGAGATAGAGGATGAAATAGCCGAAGGAAAAAATTCTATAATCTTTCATCAGGCAAGGAATAAACTTGTTGTTACTAAGGGAATCCTTGTTTTCCTTTTGGTATAA
- the yfcE gene encoding phosphodiesterase, producing MKIGVISDTHGNLSAFDKALEAFSDCELIIHCGDILAPGPKNPIPEGYNPPGLAERINSLSMPLLIAKGNCDSEVDSVLLKPPIFPFVFLQDEKTRIIASHLPIDPLQFRADILITGHTHIPGIEERDGIIYLNPGSPSVPLSPTKIPTYAIIDDKITIYSLSKEVIIQWKTQYTCR from the coding sequence ATGAAAATAGGGGTTATCTCTGATACGCACGGAAACCTTTCTGCATTTGATAAGGCATTAGAAGCCTTTTCGGATTGTGAGCTTATTATTCATTGTGGTGATATTTTAGCCCCAGGACCAAAGAATCCCATTCCAGAAGGGTATAATCCACCAGGCTTAGCAGAGAGGATAAATTCCCTTTCTATGCCTCTTCTTATTGCAAAAGGGAATTGCGATTCTGAGGTTGATAGTGTGCTTTTAAAGCCTCCCATCTTTCCCTTTGTCTTTCTTCAGGATGAGAAAACAAGGATAATTGCAAGCCATTTGCCCATTGATCCCCTTCAATTTAGAGCAGATATATTGATAACAGGCCATACACATATCCCAGGCATTGAAGAAAGGGATGGAATAATCTACCTTAATCCAGGAAGCCCATCCGTTCCATTAAGTCCTACAAAAATCCCCACTTATGCCATTATAGATGATAAGATTACAATCTATAGCCTTTCAAAGGAGGTTATAATTCAGTGGAAAACCCAATATACTTGTAGATGA
- a CDS encoding flagellar basal body-associated FliL family protein, whose product MAEEEKKEEEEEKKPKKGLPKGPIVIVLAIIIGLVLSSVVAIIVAKKVAKEDKIPEPLIKPEGIEEEEEEVYYFELGEFLAKIINPEEPTYVKLEKLTFSYDAKKYEFLIKELEERKPEMRDIINTILISSTPEIATKEGKEAFKEKVLEEINSILRDGQIENVFCEIIPQ is encoded by the coding sequence ATGGCTGAAGAGGAGAAAAAAGAAGAGGAAGAGGAAAAAAAGCCTAAAAAGGGTCTTCCAAAGGGGCCTATTGTCATTGTTCTTGCTATAATCATTGGATTGGTTCTTTCTAGCGTAGTTGCCATTATTGTTGCAAAGAAGGTAGCAAAGGAGGATAAGATTCCAGAGCCTCTCATAAAACCAGAAGGAATTGAAGAAGAGGAAGAAGAAGTCTATTACTTTGAGCTTGGTGAATTTTTGGCAAAGATAATAAACCCAGAGGAGCCTACATATGTTAAGCTAGAAAAGCTTACATTTAGCTATGATGCTAAAAAATATGAGTTTCTTATAAAAGAGCTTGAAGAGAGAAAGCCAGAGATGAGGGATATTATAAATACCATCCTTATCTCATCAACCCCAGAGATAGCAACAAAAGAAGGGAAGGAGGCATTTAAGGAGAAGGTTTTAGAAGAGATAAATTCAATCCTTCGTGATGGTCAGATTGAGAATGTATTCTGCGAGATTATTCCTCAATAA
- a CDS encoding flagellar basal body-associated FliL family protein, which yields MTEEELLLEEEKKPSILSNPIVQIAIIIISLSVAVSLSALISFMIAKKYKPYNLVISPEKEEKLIPPPEPLNFSNLGNFLVRLTDPDIPRYVQIKDLCIAYEGRKYKYLAAEIGERKAQIKSLVNDILIKKSSDVATFDGKMALKKELILEINKIINPKKGRISDIYMEILVQ from the coding sequence ATGACAGAAGAGGAGCTTTTATTAGAGGAGGAGAAAAAGCCTTCTATTTTAAGCAATCCAATTGTCCAGATTGCCATAATCATAATAAGCCTTAGCGTGGCTGTTTCTCTTTCTGCGCTCATCTCATTTATGATTGCAAAAAAATATAAGCCATACAACCTTGTTATTTCTCCAGAAAAAGAGGAAAAGCTTATTCCACCCCCTGAGCCATTAAACTTTTCTAATCTGGGAAATTTTCTTGTTCGCTTAACCGACCCTGATATACCAAGGTATGTTCAGATTAAAGACCTTTGTATTGCCTATGAAGGGAGAAAATATAAATATCTAGCCGCAGAGATAGGAGAGAGAAAGGCGCAAATAAAGAGCTTAGTAAATGATATTCTTATTAAAAAATCATCTGATGTTGCAACATTTGATGGGAAAATGGCTTTAAAAAAGGAGCTAATCCTAGAGATAAACAAAATAATAAATCCAAAGAAGGGAAGGATAAGCGATATTTATATGGAGATATTGGTACAATAA
- a CDS encoding aspartate aminotransferase family protein gives MKYSEYLCPTYTRPNVLFVRGLGSRLYDAEGNSYLDFTSGLACNPLGYSHPLLIQEIKEQLDFLIQTSNLFYTEPQLLLARKLSDISLKGRVFFCNSGAEANESAFKLARVYGKERYKILTAKGSFHGRTLATLSATGQEKIHKGFEPLVSGFDYIEFNSLEDAKKKIDKKTVAIMVEPIQGERGIYPATSEYLEGLRKLCSENDLLLIFDEVQTGIGRTGYIFAYQSYGVIPDIITLAKGLGGGFPIGAMIAKKGLGELLQAGMHASTFGGNPISTRAGLVVLSVINDRNFLKDVKEKGNYFKEKLSSLPHKEIRGVGLMIGMDIEQDAKEVVKQCLEKGLLINAPSNNCLRFLPPLTVTKEEIDEAIQYLMLCKT, from the coding sequence ATGAAATATAGCGAATACCTTTGCCCAACATATACAAGACCCAATGTCCTCTTTGTAAGGGGTTTGGGATCAAGGCTTTATGATGCAGAGGGAAATTCCTACCTTGATTTTACCTCTGGTTTAGCCTGCAATCCACTTGGATATTCCCATCCTCTCCTTATTCAGGAAATAAAGGAACAGCTTGATTTTCTTATCCAGACATCAAATCTATTCTATACAGAACCCCAATTGTTGCTGGCAAGGAAGCTCTCAGATATTTCTTTAAAAGGAAGGGTATTCTTTTGTAATTCAGGTGCAGAGGCAAATGAATCAGCATTTAAATTGGCAAGGGTCTATGGAAAGGAAAGGTATAAAATCCTTACCGCCAAAGGTAGTTTCCATGGAAGGACATTGGCAACCCTATCTGCCACAGGACAGGAGAAGATACATAAAGGTTTTGAGCCTTTAGTTTCTGGCTTTGACTACATTGAGTTTAATTCCTTAGAAGATGCTAAAAAAAAGATAGACAAAAAGACAGTTGCCATTATGGTAGAGCCCATTCAGGGAGAGAGGGGGATATATCCTGCCACATCTGAATACCTTGAAGGATTAAGAAAGCTTTGCTCTGAAAATGACCTTTTGCTTATATTTGACGAGGTTCAGACAGGGATAGGAAGGACAGGATACATCTTTGCATATCAAAGCTATGGTGTTATTCCAGATATTATAACATTGGCAAAGGGGCTTGGGGGAGGCTTTCCCATCGGTGCTATGATTGCAAAAAAGGGATTGGGTGAGCTTTTACAAGCTGGAATGCATGCCTCAACCTTTGGAGGAAATCCCATATCAACCAGGGCAGGTTTGGTTGTCCTTTCTGTGATCAACGATAGGAATTTTCTGAAGGATGTAAAGGAAAAAGGCAATTATTTTAAGGAAAAATTATCAAGCCTTCCCCACAAAGAGATAAGGGGAGTTGGACTTATGATTGGAATGGATATAGAGCAAGATGCAAAAGAGGTAGTAAAGCAATGTTTAGAAAAAGGGCTTCTTATAAACGCACCATCTAATAATTGCTTAAGATTCCTTCCCCCCCTTACAGTTACAAAAGAGGAAATTGATGAGGCAATTCAATATTTAATGTTGTGCAAAACATAA